The window TCCAAAAGGAAAACGTTGTTTTCGCGGGCGATTACTAAAAGTTCATCAAGCTGCGCAACGGTCGCCACCGCCGGTTTTTCCACGATCACATGCTTCCCGGCCAAAAGGCACACTTTTGCCTGTGAAAAGTGCAGGCCGTTCGGCGATGCGATATAGACGACATCCAAATCCGGGCAGGATGTCAAGTCCTCCAGCTTTGTAAAAACATTCGGAATATGATAGTAAGCCGCATATTTCCCGCCCGTTTCCGCACTGCGGGAATAGACGGCGTAAGGCTCGTAAAGATTTGTATCAACCGCGGCCTGTACAAATTCGTGTGAGATTGCCGAAGTGCCGATAATTCCGAGTTTCATAGGATCGTTCCTCTCCTGATCTTATTATCGCCCCGTTCATTTCTTAGTTGGCTATAGTGTAGCATGGAATCAATGACTTTTCAAGCCGGCGTCTTCCGCGTATGATAGCGGCAGGATAGAAACATAAAAAGGCAGAGACTGGTTTACAGGACTTGTATATTTTTAATGATATTCTCTACGGCTGCTTTAACATATTTTGGTTCTGTCGCAAGGTTAAGGCGGATAAATCCTTTGCATTCGGCGCTGAACCACTCGCCGTAATCCACTGCCAGACGGCATTTGTTCTGGGTGAAGTCCTTTACTTTGTCCGGGTCCAGATAGGGCCTCATATCGAGCCACATTAAATACGTGCCCTCCAGCGGAGTAACGACAATTTTGGGTGCGCCCGCAGCAAGGGCATCCCGGATATATTCGTAATTCTGCTTTATGACGGCAAGCGCACCGGACAGCCACTCTTCACCGTGTGTATAAGCCGTCTGTGCCGCCGTCAGGCCAAAAATGTTGAGTCCTGTCTGGTTGACGGTTTTAACGTAATTGTCATACCGTGCGAGGATTTCGGGGTTTTCAATCATAATGTGGGAATTCGGAAGACCGGCGAGGTTGAAGGTCTTGGACGGCGCCGTTACGGTGATAAGGTTATCGGCGTATTTGCCGTTTTTTACGATTGCGGAAGGAATTTGTTTTTTATTGCCGAGAATAATGTCCTGATGAATTTCGTCAGAAACGACCAGCACGTTGTGGCGTTTGCAGATATCCAAAACGGTATCGAGCTCTTCTTCCGCCCAGACGCGTCCGGCGGGATTGTGCGGCGAGCACTGAATGAACAGCTTTATTTGGTTGTCCACGATGTCTTTCTCGAATTTTTCATAGTCGATGGTGTAGTAGCCGTCTGTATTCACAAGTTCACAGGTAACCAGTCTGCGGCCGTTGTCTTTTACCGCATTGTGGAACGGATAGTAGACGGGAGTCAGAATGATGACCGAATCGCCGGGCTTAGTGAACGCATTGACAAACCAGTACAACGCGGCGACTACGCCCGTGGAAAAACGCACCCATTCTTTTTTGGGGCGGTATCCGTGGTGCTTTTCCTGCCAGTTAAAAAAAGCTTCGTAATATTCATCGGGAACAAAGGAATAGCCGAATACCCCGTGGCGCACTCTTTCGCTCATTGCTTGAATCACTGCGTCGCAGGTGCGGAAATCCATGTCCGCCACCCACATAGAGATTAAATCCGGATCGCCGAATCGCACCTGCAAAGCATCCCACTTCAAGGAATTGGTTCCTACTCTATCCACGGCATACTTTGCGCAAAACTGTTCTGCATTCATTCAATTTCACCTTTCTCTGTTCTGCTTTACATCAATTCATTTATTGTTTAGCAGTTAAACTATTTGTTGCTTAGAATATAGCACTATGCCAATAATATGTCAATTAATTAATCACAAAATAATATATTTATACATTATAACATAATAACATCTTATATTTTGACAAATTTGTGCATTTATGGTTTAGTACATAAACCTTATTTTAAACTCTGTCCGGTATATTGTAATGTGAGCTGTTTTATGGCATAATAAAAAAAGAATACGAAGCGGGGTGTTCTTACCATGGCAATTCAGGATCAGCGCGAGGATTTGGACCGGTTGTACCGCGAGCTGAATGCGCGTGCGGATAAGCTTTATAAATTTGTGCTGTTATACAACGACTATATACATACTCAGCGCGATTACGGCACCGGGCAGGAAATTGGAATGATTGAAGTCCATACCCTCACCTATATTGAGGAAAATCCGGGAACCACCATTACCGAACTTGCCAAAGACTGGAATAAAACCAAAGGCGCGATTTCCCAGACCGTGAAAAAACTGGTGGAAAGCGGTCTGGTTACCCGTAAAATGAAGGAAAACAACTCAAAGACCGTGCTGCTTTATGCCACCGAGGAAGGTGCGCGCCTTTCTATTGCGCATAAAATGTATGATTTGGTCGACATCGCCCAAACCACCGAAGAACTGATGATGAAATGCACCTCGGAGGAGATCGATACTTTTTACAAGGTAATTGATGTTTACATCACACTATTTAAACATGATTAACCCGCTTTTTATTTTGCGGTACTTGAATGAAGTGATACAGGGTGCTATAATCTAAGTGAATAATCGGTTTGGAAAATCTGTACGGCTGGAGTGATTGTGATGACGGTGATTGACAGGTATTTTGCCCTGTTGGATTTGGCGGTAGTCAGCGAAGGTAGTTTGACTAAGCTCGCTGATCTGTTTTTCGAAGATGCCGTTCTTCAGGTAAGCGGTTACGACGCAATACAGGGACGCGAAAAAATTCAGTGATGAAACACGTCTGGAAAATCAGTCAGGACGGCAGCAGCTATCAGGTACCGTGGGCGGCTTCCTGTATCGGCAAAACCGGGGACGTTTATGCCCTAGAAGGAATTGACCGCACTGAACTTGACGATCACGATCATATTTTGAAATTGAAAATACAATTCGGCAGGTTATGAGGATTCAATATTATAAACCAATGAAAAACCGTACAAACTAACTGTTTGTACGGTTTATATTTTACAGATATTGGGTGCTTTTTATGCTGTGACATGGAATTAAAAACCCACAAGAAATCCGCCGTTTTCCGTGTAGTAGCTTGTCAGACCTCTGGTTTGCAGAATCGTAATTTTTGTGGTCAGACAGACATGCGCAATCAGTTCTTTCAAGCGCTGCGCCCCCTTGGGATTATTGCAGTGACTGATGACAACAGGCTGTCCGGCCATATTTTTCAGCTTGTTCATGATTTCCACGATCTGAAGGATGGCGCGTTCCTCGCCCCGGGGTTTTTGCAGAACCTTGATTTCGCCCTGTGGTGTATTGGA of the uncultured Caproiciproducens sp. genome contains:
- a CDS encoding MalY/PatB family protein, with translation MNAEQFCAKYAVDRVGTNSLKWDALQVRFGDPDLISMWVADMDFRTCDAVIQAMSERVRHGVFGYSFVPDEYYEAFFNWQEKHHGYRPKKEWVRFSTGVVAALYWFVNAFTKPGDSVIILTPVYYPFHNAVKDNGRRLVTCELVNTDGYYTIDYEKFEKDIVDNQIKLFIQCSPHNPAGRVWAEEELDTVLDICKRHNVLVVSDEIHQDIILGNKKQIPSAIVKNGKYADNLITVTAPSKTFNLAGLPNSHIMIENPEILARYDNYVKTVNQTGLNIFGLTAAQTAYTHGEEWLSGALAVIKQNYEYIRDALAAGAPKIVVTPLEGTYLMWLDMRPYLDPDKVKDFTQNKCRLAVDYGEWFSAECKGFIRLNLATEPKYVKAAVENIIKNIQVL
- a CDS encoding MarR family transcriptional regulator, which produces MAIQDQREDLDRLYRELNARADKLYKFVLLYNDYIHTQRDYGTGQEIGMIEVHTLTYIEENPGTTITELAKDWNKTKGAISQTVKKLVESGLVTRKMKENNSKTVLLYATEEGARLSIAHKMYDLVDIAQTTEELMMKCTSEEIDTFYKVIDVYITLFKHD